A DNA window from Bacillota bacterium contains the following coding sequences:
- a CDS encoding ATP-binding protein: MQNQLDIIWSQALKIIKKQLNTPTYKAWFENTSPTQMEGDTLFISAPNSFAKEWLESRYNSLITDALFQVLGEEIQINVVVDEAEQLSIAQDSQRQKSTELKPQQAVLNSKYTFESFVIGSSNRFAHAAALAVSEAPSKAYNPLFIYGGVGLGKTHLLHAIGHVAEQRRLNVLYVTSETFTNEFIRAIRDRQNDAFRERYRGVDVLLIDDIQFLATKEQTQEEFFHTFNDLHAANKQIVITSDRSPKVMP; encoded by the coding sequence TTGCAAAACCAACTTGATATCATCTGGAGTCAAGCTCTAAAAATAATTAAAAAACAGCTTAATACGCCGACTTATAAAGCATGGTTTGAAAATACAAGCCCAACACAAATGGAGGGTGATACGCTTTTTATATCGGCTCCAAATTCCTTTGCAAAAGAATGGCTTGAGTCGAGATACAATAGTCTGATAACCGATGCGCTTTTTCAGGTTCTAGGTGAGGAAATACAGATCAATGTTGTTGTGGATGAGGCTGAACAGCTCTCAATTGCGCAAGATAGCCAGCGCCAAAAAAGTACAGAGTTAAAACCACAACAGGCTGTTTTAAATTCAAAATATACATTTGAATCTTTTGTTATAGGCAGCAGTAACCGGTTTGCACATGCTGCGGCGCTCGCGGTTTCTGAGGCTCCTTCGAAGGCCTATAATCCACTTTTTATCTATGGGGGAGTCGGCCTTGGCAAGACCCACCTGCTCCATGCTATCGGCCACGTTGCGGAGCAACGCCGCCTGAACGTGCTCTACGTGACGTCGGAGACGTTCACCAACGAGTTCATCCGCGCCATTCGCGACCGCCAGAACGATGCCTTCCGCGAGCGCTACCGCGGGGTGGATGTGCTCCTGATCGACGACATCCAGTTCCTGGCGACCAAGGAGCAGACCCAGGAAGAGTTCTTCCACACCTTCAACGACCTGCATGCCGCCAACAAACAGATCGTGATCACCTCGGACCGCTCGCCCAAGGTGATGCC